In Henningerozyma blattae CBS 6284 chromosome 6, complete genome, the following are encoded in one genomic region:
- the SLX5 gene encoding SUMO-targeted ubiquitin ligase complex subunit SLX5 (similar to Saccharomyces cerevisiae SLX5 (YDL013W); ancestral locus Anc_3.186) has product MQPSDNQRESIPSAIQQSAITTNNNSINNANSRNGHDGHNDVIVIESDAEEDAIDKNRNVPWSQPRDEFHRFARIYDNINERNNHSSLSATLDRGNTPTTSIPRGTLPTQTFEVGHHNNAPDNNADDDDDDDIIITNEIIAPVDPSGPLNPSTEYVDLDNEAEYSSNNNYGHSRTLIVDGDNDNADVIDDGNGADDLVIVQERTSAPTVTLTLPGNRSIQINAAPTDRPVRSSFGWQGGVPDSRRGMLARRYNSVRQLFFNSDEDASRNGSDSDSYDDDYTPARLQRIQNRERNAVRQRMMQQRRQQQILRQEQSRNESPIMAELRRRINAYPPDVRSIFDHATTLNEFLALMQSTAPITLEDNRTDLIDIFTLYRGNLTQNWMINRMNSSRDNSARTASSTPMRNMPAHTRFVQGFLHSIMGLGGDFPYGGTESDEEATTQNIIRMIEEREANERDSKVKQLMKKTKKQQEDFENKAKYLPKGFSASFSLVPKKIISIDGDDSKREIVTDEFLAEEYEELPVCCLCGVELGVGIPDSFRGITPEESKVSFDSLVKKYNIPCPYNALSAPGDIDRDLSRRTYVASCGHSFCGRCVRRINHAKESGKISKQKLKELVGPENPDIYGPKTCPATDCTGKLRRKGQMREVYF; this is encoded by the coding sequence ATGCAACCTTCTGATAATCAAAGAGAATCTATTCCGAGTGCAATACAACAGTCTGCTATAAccactaataataattctataaaTAATGCGAACAGTAGAAATGGTCATGATGGACATAATGATGTAATAGTAATAGAGAGTGATGCAGAAGAAGATGCTATAGATAAGAATAGAAATGTGCCTTGGTCTCAACCAAGAGATGAATTTCATAGATTTGCAAGAAtatatgataatattaatgaacGTAATAACCATTCAAGCTTATCTGCAACTTTAGATAGAGGCAATACTCCAACTACAAGCATACCGAGAGGTACTCTTCCGACACAAACTTTCGAAGTTGGTCATCACAACAATGCTCCTGATAATAACgcagatgatgatgacgatgatgatattataattactaatgaaataattgCACCTGTAGACCCAAGTGGTCCATTAAATCCAAGCACTGAATATGTAGATCTGGATAATGAAGCTGAATATAgttccaataataattatggACATTCAAGAACTTTAATTGTTGATggtgataatgataatgctGATGTTATTGATGATGGGAATGGGGCTGATGATTTGGTAATTGTTCAAGAAAGAACAAGTGCTCCCACTGTTACTTTAACTCTTCCTGGAAATCGTtctattcaaataaatgcTGCACCAACCGATAGACCGGTAAGGTCTTCGTTTGGCTGGCAAGGTGGTGTACCGGATTCTCGTAGAGGAATGCTAGCAAGACGTTATAATAGCGTTCGACAactatttttcaattcgGATGAAGATGCTTCACGTAATGGATCAGATAGTGATTCATACGATGATGATTATACACCAGCTAGGCTACAAAGAATACAGAATAGAGAACGGAATGCCGTAAGGCAAAGAATGATGCAGCAAAGAAGGCAACAACAAATCTTACGTCAAGAACAGAGTAGAAATGAATCACCAATTATGGCTGAACTCCGAAGAAGAATAAATGCATACCCTCCTGATGTAAGAAGTATATTTGATCATGCAACTACCctaaatgaatttttagcTTTAATGCAATCCACTGCACCAATTACTTTAGAAGATAATCGTACTGATTtgattgatatttttactCTATATCGTGGGAATTTAACTCAAAACTGGATGATAAATAGAATGAATTCCAGTAGAGATAATTCAGCAAGAACAGCCTCTAGCACTCCAATGAGAAATATGCCTGCACATACAAGATTTGTTCAAGGATTTCTTCACTCTATTATGGGTTTAGGTGGTGATTTCCCATATGGTGGTACCGAAAGTGATGAGGAAGCAACTAcccaaaatattattagaatgaTAGAAGAACGTGAAGCAAATGAACGTGATAGTAAAGTTAAgcaattaatgaaaaaaactaaaaagcAACAggaagattttgaaaataaagcaAAATATTTACCTAAAGGCTTCAGCGCATCATTTAGTCTTGTAccgaaaaaaattatatcaattGATGGAGATGATAGTAAAAGAGAAATTGTTACTGATGAATTTCTTGCAGAAGAATATGAAGAATTACCAGTCTGTTGTCTATGTGGTGTTGAATTGGGGGTTGGTATACCAGACTCCTTTAGAGGTATTACACCTGAGGAAAGTAAAGTATCTTTTGATAGTTTagtaaagaaatataatattccaTGTCCATATAATGCTTTATCGGCTCCTGGGGATATTGATAGAGATTTATCAAGGCGAACATATGTCGCATCATGTGGTCACTCATTCTGTGGTAGATGTGTTCGTAGGATCAATCATGCCAAAGAAAGTGGTAAAATTTCGAAGcagaaattaaaagaattggtAGGACCCGAAAATCCTGATATATATGGACCCAAGACATGTCCTGCAACAGATTGTACAGGGAAATTAAGAAGAAAAGGACAGATGAGAGAAGTATACTTTTAA
- the IPP1 gene encoding inorganic diphosphatase IPP1 (similar to Saccharomyces cerevisiae IPP1 (YBR011C); ancestral locus Anc_3.191), translating to MTYTTRQIGAKNTLDYRVFIEKNGKPVSAFHDIPLYADEEKQIFNMVVEIPRWSNAKLEITKEEPLNPIIQDTKKGKLRFVRNCFPHHGYIHNYGAFPQTWEDPNVVHPDTKAVGDNDPIDVLEIGETIGYTGQVKQVKVLGVMALLDEGETDWKVIAIDVTDPLASKLNDIEDVEKYFPGLLRATNEWFRIYKIPDGKPENQFAFSGEAKNKKYALDVIKETNESWKTLIQGKSVDSKGINLENTTLKETPTFQEVNQVPAASPKEDAPIDKSIDKWFFISGSA from the coding sequence ATGACTTATACTACCAGACAAATTGGTGCTAAGAACACCTTGGACTACAGAGtctttattgaaaaaaacgGTAAACCGGTCTCTGCCTTCCATGATATCCCATTATACgctgatgaagaaaaacaaattttcAACATGGTTGTTGAAATCCCAAGATGGTCTAATGCTAAATTGGAAATCACCAAGGAAGAACCATTGAACCCAATCATCCAAGATACCAAGAAGGGTAAGTTAAGATTCGTCCGTAACTGTTTCCCACACCATGGTTACATTCACAATTACGGTGCTTTCCCACAAACTTGGGAAGACCCAAACGTTGTCCACCCAGACACTAAAGCTGTTGGTGACAATGATCCAATTGATGTTTTGGAAATCGGTGAAACCATTGGTTACACTGGTCAAGTCAAACAAGTCAAAGTATTGGGTGTTATGGCTTTATTAGATGAAGGTGAAACCGATTGGAAAGTTATTGCCATCGATGTTACCGATCCATTAGCCTCTAAGTTGAATGACATTGAAGATGTTGAAAAATACTTCCCAGGTTTATTAAGAGCCACTAATGAATGGTTTAGAATCTACAAAATCCCAGATGGTAAACCAGAAAACCAATTTGCTTTCTCCGGTGAAGCcaaaaacaagaaatatGCTTTGGACGTCATCAAGGAAACCAACGAATCTTGGAAGACTTTGATCCAAGGTAAGTCCGTTGACTCCAAGGGTATCAATTTGGAAAACACCACTTTGAAGGAAACTCCAACTTTCCAAGAAGTCAACCAAGTTCCAGCTGCTTCTCCAAAGGAAGATGCTCCAATTGACAAATCCATTGACAAATGGTTCTTCATCTCTGGCTCTGCCTAG
- the GRX6 gene encoding glutathione-disulfide reductase GRX6 (similar to Saccharomyces cerevisiae YBR014C and YDL010W; ancestral locus Anc_3.189), whose translation MTCLLLLLVFFVIQNANSISFNADSITNSLVSSTGNSNTHPDSNALKNNNIKDDKTRKISDKSSEKGNDAGVDAQFDKIKQEVGLDTGKTTQGGLPSSIGTATDNKISNNDENGTFDAAKEYAMILDLSPVIIFSKSYCPFSSNLKQLLSKEFSFTPNYYVIELDRHSHGAELQAYIAKKTDRSTVPNMIVNGISRGGRDEIVALNDEGKLLEALNDWSDNTFTVKQAEKPSNN comes from the coding sequence ATGACATGTCTGCTTCTGCTACTGGTATTTTTTGTCATTCAGAATGCAAACTCGATCAGTTTCAATGCAGATTCTATTACAAATTCATTAGTATCATCAACTGGTAATTCCAATACTCATCCAGATTCTAAtgctttgaaaaataataatataaaagacGACAAAACTAGAAAAATTTCAGATAAATCTTCGGAAAAGGGTAACGATGCAGGTGTCGATGCTCAGTTCGACAAGATCAAGCAAGAGGTAGGTTTGGATACCGGTAAGACAACTCAAGGAGGTTTACCAAGCTCTATAGGAACTGCTACTGATAATAAGATTAGTAATAACGATGAGAATGGAACATTCGATGCTGCTAAAGAATATGCCATGATTTTGGATCTGTCGCCAGTGATTATCTTCTCAAAGAGCTATTGTCCATTTAGTTCtaatttgaaacaattgTTATCCAAGGAATTCTCTTTCACACCAAACTATTATGTCATTGAATTGGATAGACATAGTCATGGTGCTGAATTACAAGCTTATATTGCTAAAAAAACTGATAGATCTACTGTGCCAAACATGATTGTTAATGGTATTTCTAGAGGTGGTAGAGATGAGATTGTTGCTTTGAACGATGAAGGGAAGTTATTAGAAGCTTTGAATGACTGGAGTGATAATACATTCACTGTAAAACAAGCTGAAAAACCatcaaacaattaa
- the TBLA0F00800 gene encoding glycerol-3-phosphate dehydrogenase family protein (similar to Saccharomyces cerevisiae GPD1 (YDL022W) and GPD2 (YOL059W); ancestral locus Anc_3.169) — MSRPNTHASPFHHVKSNKTSQMPLKLERPYNVTVIGSGNWGTTIAKVVAENTREHPSCFAPTVQMWVFEEKIDGKNLTEIINTEHENVKYLPKIKLPENLVANPSLEDSVKGADILIFNIPHQFLPNIVNQLKPHVLPSVRAISCLKGFDVGPKGVQLLTDYITDNLNIQCGALSGANLATEVALEHWSETTVAYNLPFDYRGDGKDVDHRVLKALFHRPYFHVSVIDDVAGVSVAGALKNVVALGCGFVEGLGWGNNASAAIQRIGLGEIIKFGLMFFPESSVETYYKESAGVADLITTCSGGRNVRVAKMMAETGKSAKECEEILLNGQSAQGIITCEEVHEWLTTCDKVDEYPLLEAVYQIVFNNVPMEDIPEMIEELDSLTVFAKSENKPTTETKK; from the coding sequence ATGTCTCGTCCGAATACCCATGCCTCGCCGTTTCATCACGTGAAGTCTAATAAGACATCACAAATGCCTTTGAAACTAGAGCGCCCATACAATGTGACCGTTATCGGTTCAGGGAACTGGGGGACCACTATTGCCAAAGTCGTGGCCGAAAACACACGTGAACATCCAAGTTGTTTTGCGCCAACCGTTCAAATGTGGGTTTTCGAAGAAAAAATCGATGGTAAGAATTTGactgaaattattaatactgAGCATGAAAATGTGAAATATTTAccaaaaatcaaattacCGGAAAATCTGGTTGCAAACCCTTCATTGGAAGATTCAGTGAAAGGTGCCgatattttaatctttaatatcCCACATCAATTCTTGCCAAATATCGTTAACCAGTTGAAACCTCACGTTCTTCCCTCTGTACGTGCTATTTCATGTTTAAAGGGTTTCGATGTGGGTCCTAAAGGTGTTCAATTGTTGACCGATTATATCACAGATAATTTAAACATTCAATGTGGTGCTCTTTCTGGTGCTAATTTGGCTACCGAAGTCGCTTTAGAACATTGGTCTGAAACTACAGTTGCCTACAACTTACCATTTGATTATAGAGGTGATGGTAAAGATGTTGACCATAGAGTCTTAAAAGCTCTTTTCCATAGACCTTACTTCCACGTTTCCGTTATTGATGACGTTGCCGGTGTCTCAGTCGCTGGtgctttgaaaaatgttGTCGCTTTGGGTTGTGGGTTTGTTGAAGGTTTAGGATGGGGTAATAACGCCTCGGCGGCTATCCAAAGAATCGGTCTTGGtgaaatcattaaattcgGTCTAATGTTTTTCCCTGAATCAAGCGTCGAAACTTATTATAAAGAGTCTGCAGGTGTGGCTGATTTGATCACCACTTGTTCAGGTGGTAGAAATGTCCGTGTCGCCAAGATGATGGCTGAAACTGGTAAATCCGCCAAAGAATGTGAAGAGATCTTATTGAATGGTCAATCCGCCCAAGGTATCATCACTTGTGAAGAAGTTCATGAATGGTTAACCACTTGTGACAAAGTAGACGAATATCCATTACTTGAAGCCGTCTACCAAATCGTCTTCAATAATGTTCCAATGGAAGATATCCCTGAGATgattgaagaattagacTCTTTGACTGTTTTTGCTAAAAGTGAAAACAAGCCAACAACTGAAAcgaaaaaatga
- the HHF1 gene encoding histone H4 (similar to Saccharomyces cerevisiae HHF1 (YBR009C); ancestral locus Anc_3.194) codes for MSGRGKGGKGLGKGGAKRHRKILRDNIQGITKPAIRRLARRGGVKRISGLIYEEVRAVLKSFLESVIRDAVTYTEHAKRKTVTSLDVVYALKRQGRTLYGFGG; via the coding sequence ATGTCCGGTAGAGGTAAAGGTGGTAAAGGTTTAGGTAAAGGTGGTGCCAAGCGTCACAGAAAGATTCTAAGAGATAACATTCAAGGTATTACAAAACCAGCTATCAGAAGATTAGCAAGAAGAGGTGGTGTCAAGCGTATTTCTGGTTTAATTTACGAAGAAGTCAGAGCtgttttaaaatcatttttagaATCTGTTATTAGAGATGCTGTTACTTACACAGAACACGCCAAGAGAAAGACTGTTACTTCTTTGGATGTGGTTTACGCTTTAAAGAGACAGGGTAGAACTCTGTATGGTTTCGGTGGTTAA
- the MNN2 gene encoding alpha-1,2-mannosyltransferase MNN2 (similar to Saccharomyces cerevisiae MNN2 (YBR015C); ancestral locus Anc_3.188), with protein MILTRRFFKLLKLISAVIVLTGLFIATNNYLDDAVSVSVSDYTQRLQSYINLSPEIVNSNNEKPPLTAEIISEDSSNVNHMATVTSTANNNNNINSNSKLSNPKSNSGSSSSKSNIKTQEDDEATRKQKVYKFYQDIFNILKNTTIPGKSDRVYKLECQLKGDVGTRPDNYKEWYKLTSKELSNCLEVPYETAKMLQESHADYVDKIGSLVLPKVAYGGKGIVTVGGGKFSVLAFLIIRTLRNLGTSLPVEVFIPPSDEGETDFCNNVLPQYNAKCIYMTDILPKEFVDEFEFKGYQFKSLAMIASSFDDLLMLDADNFPIKDLDNIFEQEPYTSTGLVMWPDFWRRTTNPVYYSIADVPVNEKKRVRNTFDDLTPVEIYTEDISDLSDVPFHDLEGTLPDVSTESGQLMINKEKHIATVLLALYYNFNGPTWYYPIFSQKAAGEGDKETFIAAANFYGLSYYQVRTSVGVDGYHQSDDKGFRGVAMLQHDFVQDYERYERARNEIDIKYGGAKKVMKYDYNYSPDDFYKTYFDSGDDSNVNQPIKEVDIMFVHSNLPKFDPFTLWDENDLTLDGSHFRSYLKLPHLTHYDLEYENFKIFHQSLCVLKNQFKYLEDKFQGKESNRESMCNYIMDRLKYLTDTHEMALKGPISA; from the coding sequence ATGATTCTCACAAGAAGATTTTTCAAGCTGCTGAAACTTATCTCTGCAGTAATTGTTCTTACTGGTTTATTCATTGCaactaataattatttggatGATGCTGTTTCTGTTTCAGTATCTGATTATACACAACGTTTACAAAGTTATATTAATCTATCACCGGAAATAgtaaattctaataatgaaaaaccCCCATTAACGGCAGAGATCATATCTGAGGATTCTTCGAATGTTAATCATATGGCTACTGTAACATCTACTGcaaacaataacaataatattaattcgAATTCCAAGCTTTCCAATCCTAAATCCAATTCAGGATCTAGTTCTTCCAAATCTAATATCAAAACacaagaagatgatgaagccactagaaaacaaaaagtttataaattttatcaagatatctttaatattttaaaaaataccACTATTCCAGGCAAAAGTGATCGAGTTTATAAATTAGAATGTCAATTGAAAGGAGATGTTGGTACTAGACCAGATAATTATAAAGAATGGTATAAATTGACTAGTAAAGAATTATCCAATTGTTTAGAAGTTCCATATGAAACTGCCAAGATGTTACAAGAAAGTCATGCTGATTATGTTGATAAGATTGGTTCTTTAGTATTACCAAAAGTCGCATATGGCGGTAAAGGTATTGTTACTGTTGGTGGTGGTAAATTTTCAGTATTggcatttttaattattagaactttaagaaatttagGTACATCATTACCAGTAGAAGTTTTCATTCCACCAAGTGATGAAGGTGAAACTGATTTTTGTAACAACGTTTTACCACAATATAATGCTAAATGTATTTATATGACTGATATTTTACCCAAGGAATTTGTcgatgaatttgaatttaaaggttatcaatttaaatctttGGCAATGATTGCATCAAGttttgatgatttattGATGCTTGATGCTGATAATTTCCCtattaaagatttggaTAATATTTTCGAACAAGAACCATATACTTCCACTGGATTAGTGATGTGGCCTGATTTCTGGAGACGTACTACAAACCCAGTATATTATTCTATTGCTGATGTTCCtgttaatgaaaaaaagagagTTCGTAATACATTTGATGATTTAACTCCAGTAGAGATTTATACCGAAGATATCAGTGATTTATCAGATGTCCCCTTCCATGATCTAGAAGGTACTTTACCAGATGTCTCTACTGAATCCGGTCAACTAAtgattaataaagaaaagcATATTGCTACAGTGTTATTAGCTTTGtattataatttcaatGGTCCAACTTGGTATTATCCAATCTTTTCTCAAAAAGCTGCTGGTGAAGGTGATAAAGAAACTTTCATTGCAGCAGCAAACTTCTATGGCTTAAGTTATTATCAAGTTAGAACCTCAGTAGGTGTTGATGGTTATCATCAAAGTGACGATAAGGGATTCCGTGGTGTAGCCATGTTACAACATGATTTTGTTCAAGATTATGAAAGATATGAAAGAGCAAGAAATGAAATAGATATCAAATATGGTGGTGCAAAGAAAGTTATGaaatatgattataattattcGCCAGATGATTTTTATAAGACTTATTTTGATAGTGGAGATGATTCCAATGTTAATCAACCTATTAAAGAAGTAGATATCATGTTTGTTCATTCCAATTTACCAAAATTCGATCCATTCACATTATGggatgaaaatgatttaacTTTAGACGGATCTCATTTCAGATCATATCTGAAATTACCACATTTGACTCACTACGATTTagaatatgaaaatttcaaaatcttcCATCAAAGTTTATGTGTATTGAAAaaccaattcaaatatttggaaGATAAATTCCAAGGTAAAGAATCTAATAGGGAATCCATGTGTAATTATATCATGGATagattgaaatatttgacaGACACCCATGAAATGGCATTAAAGGGTCCAATATCAGcttaa
- the HHT1 gene encoding histone H3 (similar to Saccharomyces cerevisiae HHT1 (YBR010W); ancestral locus Anc_3.193) — protein sequence MARTKQTARKSTGGKAPRKQLASKAARKSAPSTGGVKKPHRYKPGTVALREIRRFQKSTELLIRKLPFQRLVREIAQDFKTDLRFQSSAIGALQESVEAYLVSLFEDTNLAAIHAKRVTIQKKDIKLARRLRGERS from the coding sequence ATGGCTAGAACCAAACAAACAGCAAGAAAATCCACTGGTGGTAAAGCACCAAGAAAACAATTAGCTTCCAAGGCTGCCAGAAAATCTGCTCCATCTACCGGTGGTGTTAAGAAACCTCACAGATATAAGCCAGGTACTGTTGCTTTAAGAGAAATCAGAAGATTCCAAAAATCTACTGAACTACTGATTAGAAAATTACCTTTCCAAAGATTGGTTCGTGAAATCGCTCAAGATTTCAAAACCGATTTAAGATTCCAATCTTCTGCCATTGGTGCTCTTCAAGAATCTGTCGAAGCTTACTTAGTTTCCTTATTCGAAGATACGAACTTGGCTGCCATTCATGCCAAGAGAGTTACCATCCAAAAGAAGGATATCAAATTGGCCAGAAGATTGAGAGGCGAAAGATCATAA
- the MAM3 gene encoding Mam3p (similar to Saccharomyces cerevisiae MAM3 (YOL060C); ancestral locus Anc_3.168) has protein sequence MNVPDPYPSQPHHNHRLRLFLSVEKIILLISLLPLLHALPLKNQFNEQPSPSPMEPSQINVTYLVVSVSLVILGGIFAGLTLGLMGQDEVYLKVISSSGSDDERKLAEKVLKLFSHGKHQILVTLLLSNVITNETLPIVLDRSLNGGGWQAVVFSTILIVIFGEIIPQSTCVKYGLQVGAFFGPFVIVLMYTFFPIVYPTARLLDYILGESHGTMYKKSGLKTLVTLHKTMGVERLSQDEVTIISAVLDLKEKSVFEVMTPMENVYTMSADTILDSHRIQHIFNSGFSRIPIHLPNDPTNFIGMLLVRVLISYDSDDKLQVSHFPLATLPETRPTTSCLNILNYFQEGKSHMCVVSNNPGSSQGAIGVVTLEDVIEELIGEEIIDESDVFIDIHNRIKRDSPPPLLSKRHMTPYLHQLYNNANAMANSPDLHALNTRPPSSNNSTTSFPPFKHSPPQHNHNSNPDDQHHILHDTQFQDIKPSNPASNPLKVKKSFVTIKNLPNDSDDDSNNTRSNYGSIKQKKINTVSDIKWKNQNTTDESSIPKITKHSQPVNIVIPSQSNVVNTPNAKQIQIVQKKSSQHIIPISAADDNDVPPSQTIDPSGANLSYKSITNGIVESIITVKGVSKTIIEPNDNASINSGNSSVS, from the coding sequence ATGAACGTACCAGATCCGTATCCCTCACAACCCCATCATAACCATCGTTTAAGGTTGTTTCTATCTgtggaaaaaattatattgttgATTTCATTATTACCTCTTCTACATGCATTacctttgaaaaatcaattcAATGAACAACCCTCCCCATCTCCCATGGAACCTTCTCAAATCAATGTCACTTACTTGGTAGTGTCAGTGTCTTTAGTTATCTTAGGTGGTATCTTTGCTGGTTTAACCTTGGGTCTAATGGGTCAAGATGAAGTTTATTTGAAAGTTATATCTTCTTCCGGTTCCGATGATGAAAGAAAATTAGCTGAAAaagttttgaaattgtttaGTCATGGGAAACATCAAATATTGGTCACTTTACTATTATCCAATGTCATCACCAATGAAACTTTACCTATTGTTCTGGATAGATCATTGAATGGTGGTGGTTGGCAAGCTGTTGTATTCTCGACAATCTTAATTGTTATCTTTGGTGAAATTATCCCTCAAAGTACTTGTGTCAAATATGGTCTTCAAGTAGGTGCGTTTTTTGGTCCATTTGTTATTGTATTGATGTATACTTTCTTCCCCATTGTCTACCCAACAGCAAGACTCTTAGATTATATATTGGGTGAATCTCACGGTACCATGTATAAAAAATCAGGTTTAAAGACTCTGGTGACTTTACACAAGACAATGGGTGTTGAACGTCTTTCCCAAGATGAAGTCACCATTATCTCTGCAGTCTTagatttgaaagaaaaatcagTCTTTGAAGTGATGACCCCAATGGAAAACGTTTATACCATGTCTGCTGATACAATCCTAGACTCTCATCGTATACAAcatattttcaattcagGGTTTTCAAGAATCCCCATCCATTTACCTAATGATCCAACAAATTTCATCGGAATGCTATTGGTTCGTGTCTTGATCTCTTATGACTCAGATGACAAACTTCAAGTCTCACATTTCCCCTTGGCCACTTTACCAGAGACAAGACCTACCACTTCctgtttaaatattttaaattatttccaAGAGGGTAAGTCTCACATGTGTGTTGTTAGTAATAATCCAGGTTCTTCGCAGGGAGCTATTGGTGTAGTCACTTTGGAAGATgttattgaagaattaattggtgaagaaattattgatgaatCTGATGTTTTCATAGATATTCATAATCGTATCAAGAGAGACTCTCCACCACCACTTTTAAGCAAAAGACATATGACTCCTTATTTGCATCAGTTATATAACAATGCAAACGCCATGGCAAATTCTCCTGATCTACATGCACTAAATACAAGACCaccttcttcaaataattctacaaCTTCTTTCCCACCTTTTAAACATTCTCCACCTCAACACAATCATAATTCGAACCCGGATGATCAACATCATATTCTTCATGATACTCAATTTCAAGATATCAAACCTTCTAACCCTGCCTCCAACCCTTTAAAAGTGAAGAAATCTTTTGTCAcgattaaaaatttaccaaatgATTCAGATGATGATTCCAATAACACTCGTTCAAATTATGGCTCTATTAAAcagaaaaagataaatacTGTCTCTGATATTAAAtggaaaaatcaaaatactACCGATGAATCTAGTATCCCAAAAATCACAAAACATTCACAACCGGTCAATATCGTTATACCGTCTCAATCCAATGTAGTGAATACTCCTAACGCAAAACAAATCCAAATCGTTCAAAAGAAATCTTCACAACATATTATTCCAATATCAGCAGCTGATGACAATGATGTTCCACCTTCTCAAACCATTGATCCATCAGGTGCAAATCTTTCCTATAAATCAATCACTAATGGTATTGTAGAATCCATCATAACTGTGAAAGGTGTCTCCAAAACGATCATTGAACCAAATGACAACGCAAGCATTAATTCTGGAAATTCTTCAGTCTCCTAG
- the TBLA0F00730 gene encoding uncharacterized protein (similar to Saccharomyces cerevisiae YDL012C and YBR016W; ancestral locus Anc_3.187) yields MSTAAVGSSSKAAAKTTTPGFTNEKSLYNPDGTLKKKSNKKSSEKSKKTTEVPVKGHLHTPHNKPLSQNQYYQGTQENTTTSTSQTQERIRIQGQTAYYEQPPPQYYAAQGPQAIPQMGTPQAHAAGQPIYVQQPPLEKKNQECMMGFLTALCVFLGIFLLFI; encoded by the coding sequence atgtcAACAGCAGCCGTAGGGTCGAGTTCAAAAGCTGCCGCAAAGACAACAACTCCAGGTTTCACTAATGAAAAATCCTTATACAACCCAGATGGGactttaaagaagaaatcaaataaaaaatcaagTGAAAAATCTAAGAAAACCACTGAAGTCCCAGTAAAAGGTCATCTTCACACGCCACACAATAAACCACTGTCacaaaatcaatattaCCAAGGTACTCAGGAAAATACAACAACTTCAACTTCACAAACTCAAGAAAGAATAAGAATACAAGGTCAAACTGCTTACTACGAACAACCTCCTCCACAATATTATGCTGCTCAGGGTCCTCAAGCGATTCCTCAAATGGGAACACCGCAAGCACATGCTGCCGGTCAACCAATTTATGTTCAACAACCTCCTCtggaaaagaaaaatcaagAATGTATGATGGGATTTCTCACTGCATTATGCGTCTTCTTAGgtatctttttattattcatttag